The Malus domestica chromosome 10, GDT2T_hap1 genome contains a region encoding:
- the LOC139188721 gene encoding uncharacterized mitochondrial protein AtMg00810-like encodes MGYLQTAQDDIWFKIVPACLVFKTKFSVGESGIHKQQCRLFTTDSSLFVRIRLAEILVVLIYVDNLIITGDNMDEITSLKKALHKQFAIKDLGRLKYFLGIEMATFSKGLFLNQRKYVMDFLHDSNMLDCKPAFTPLDCKFKVDMGGELLTNVSYYQRLMGKLIYLTITRLDITHVVSLVSKFMHSPTVKHLNVIKCILRYIKGSIGRGILMEKNGSTNIQAYTDVDWAGNALDRKSTTGYCTFTGGNLVTWKSKKQSVIARSSAEAEYRAMASTACELIWLKGLLGDLGISNSTPMSLMCDNQAAMHITSNPIFHEHTKDIGVDCHYVRAQVQSKVIQTVFTRSHDQQADLFTKALGTAQFQRLLCKLGSINPLDPA; translated from the coding sequence ATGGGTTATTTGCAAACTGCACAAGACGATATATGGTTTAAAATAGTCCCCGCGTGCTTGGTATTCAAAACTAAGTTCAGTGTTGGAGAAAGTGGGATTCACAAGCAGCAATGCCGACTCTTCACTACCGACTCTTCACTATTTGTTCGCATTAGGTTAGCTGAAATATTGGTCGTCTTGATTTATGTTGACAATCTAATTATCACAGGTGATAATATGGATGAGATTACTTCTCTAAAAAAGGCCCTCCATAAACAGTTTGCCATCAAGGATCTTGGTAGGTTGAAATATTTCCTTGGTATCGAGATGGCTACCTTTTCCAAGGGTTTGTTCTTAAATCAACGGAAGTATGTGATGGATTTTCTCCATGACTCAAATATGCTTGACTGTAAACCAGCCTTTACTCCCTTGGATTGCAAGTTTAAGGTAGATATGGGAGGTGAGCTGCTCACAAATGTTAGCTATTATCAGAGGTTGATGGGCAAGTTAATTTATCTCACCATTACTCGTCTTGACATCACCCATGTAGTGAGTTTAGTGAGCAAATTTATGCATTCTCCTACTGTCAAACACCTTAATGTTATCAAGTGCATATTACGATATATTAAGGGTTCAATTGGACGTGGTATCCTCATGGAGAAAAATGGTTCCACAAATATTCAAGCCTACACTGACGTTGATTGGGCAGGAAATGCCTTGGATCGCAAATCAACCACAGGTTATTGTACGTTTACAGGAGGAAACCTCGTCACTTGGAAGAGCAAAAAACAGTCAGTCATCGCTCGCTCGAGTGCCGAGGCTGAATACAGAGCCATGGCATCAACTGCATGTGAACTCATATGGCTAAAAGGTCTCCTTGGTGATTTGGGAATCTCTAACAGCACACCGATGTCTCTCATGTGCGACAATCAAGCAGCAATGCATATTACATCCAACCCCATCTTCCATGAACACACTAAAGACATCGGGGTGGACTGTCATTATGTTCGAGCTCAAGTCCAATCCAAGGTTATTCAGACTGTTTTTACACGAAGCCATGATCAACAAGCGGATCTTTTTACTAAGGCATTGGGCACTGCTCAGTTTCAACGTTTATtgtgcaagcttggatcaatcaatccccttgatccagcttga